One genomic segment of Streptomyces sp. RKND-216 includes these proteins:
- a CDS encoding non-ribosomal peptide synthetase — protein MADHHTARTAMSEAGREAWTPSADGGGHVAEVVEIRGPLDTAAFEESVRTVVRESDALRMRRAGQADDADGPGDGRHAALRLDPDADLPLPVIDFGADPDPESAAAEWVRAETAARPPREGEALSRQALLRLGPDRFHWFHRHHPAVLDPFGCHLVTRRVAEVHTARTEGWPHQEHALPPLSLLHDEEREYRASGQRDADRDHWLARYADRPEPASPATGPAGSGAAGGEPVTSRPAPLSAEESARVRAATRSTGTDAVAVLVAAVAAYVHRLTGSTDVVLGLPVDGRATRASRRVPGAAGDVAPLRVTVRPGTSFTRLARQVAREIADVRQHQRFRHAELCRELGVTGGPLYGPVVDVRLHAQEVRFGDHMARVRRLGGPHVPDLRIVVDEDTAERTLSVAFVGAADRYTAAEADSHRERFARLLAGAAAEPGRAVAAFDLLGADERRSALALSDGGGRTQRPRTLLELLDAAAARHANAVAVSDASGSLTYRELHEQANRLARLLVARGAGPERTVGLLLPRSARTVVAMLAVLKSGAAYLPLDPSYPAERLRFMLRDARPCCVVTDTAAGHDDALSGAPVLTLDASGTAAELRDASPAPLADADRRAPLLPAHPAYVIYTSGSSGTPKGVVVAHRNAAALVAWGLAEFGPRSLAHTLAATSFSFDVSVAEIFPTLAHGGRVEVVRNLLSLMDGDPPRWSGGLVCAIPSVLAKLLDGGDLDLSAATLALGGEALPAPLADRVRAALPGTRLMNVYGPTEATVYATAWTDGPDPDGLTPPVGRPLGHVRAYVLDTALQPVEAGRPGELYLAGAGLARGYLHRPGMTAGRFVADPFGPAGERMYRTGDLVCRREDGRLDFLGRMDGQVKVRGFRIELGEVEAVLGRHADVAEAVCVVRDDAAGEARLVAYAVPAGPSGAAPAALRAWLADRLPAHLVPAYVTVLETLPRTPSGKLDRQALPDPGPGADSVAAAGAAPAALATPAEDRRTGPEQPEQPELRWTPDPPERPTASAQTQTGTAAETAAATGTRAPAEVPAETTAATTLVTPVEEPAPAPTSREEMVAAAFASVLRVAEVGPDDGFFDLGGDSIVSIQLVSQLRKAGLVLTPQDVFEHKTVRALAAVARETARSTGGRGSSGTGDVPLTPIVHWLRELGGPVDGFHQAALLQVPGGLREDLLTKALQTLLDHHDALRLRLHVSDAAAWRLVVRPPGSVRATACLRRIDVSGLDGDFAATIGREAARAKRELDVRAGTMVRLLWLDAGQDTPGRLMLMGNHLSVDGVSWRILVPDLSSAYEAFEAGDEPRLQPVETSLRQWSRALSTQANEDERLAELPLWTEMLAAPGPELAKRPLDPVRDTTAHARSHVLTFGAERARHLFTTLPAAFHCEINDVLLTALSLAVRHTLGTEGDVLIDVEGHGREPVVPGADLSRTVGWFTSMYPVRLAPGPAAPDDGPALGQALRRIKEQLRAIPDKGIGFGMLRYLNERTSGRLAAAPPRDIGFNYFGRFMLPAAAGERDWAPAPETTMSAGADAEMPLTHPLSINVLTQDAADGTELAVSFVWPEGVVEEAVVRRIADAWFEALDALSAYAAQPGAGGRTPSDFPLVTLEQREVDALEEAHPDLEEVLPLSTLQAGMLYHVLLGEMADETDGWDETGGTDTADDEGPGDDGVHLYTVQLALDLEGAVDAARMRDAGQALLRRHGNLRAAFAHEGLRQPVQVICGGTRLPWREEDVSALSADEREREVRRLMRVERGRPFDPATPPMLRMMLVTTGERSWTLVLSTHHILLDGWSLPVLVRELFALYRNALEPAGDTAAGLPAVTPFREYLAWLQQVDTAQAEASWREALDGLTTPTRLAADEGGSRPLPPSHVTAELTEETTTALVDMSRRHGVTLNTVLQACWGVLLGGTTGGDDVVFGSVVSGRPAELPGVETMVGLFINTVPTRVRLNARDSLGTLFVRLQQEQTRLMPYHHIGLGDIRRITDMGDMFDTVMAFENYPIEGVLADPAPGLTLTGASGDDAPHYPLGLIVSARSERLFLRFDHRPHLIERDRVKDLADRFVRLLTTAATDPARSLGEVRDEEAGAKTAGTGGGQPPRTGRDDARRTAPEPVAGDTGGTGVLLPLRESGSRAPLFCVHAAGGIAWAYAGLTTSLGEDQPLYGLQARGLEAPEVLPATLTEMAADYLAQVRRVQPEGPYHLLGWSFGGLVAHEMAVQLQRDGERVGLLSLLDAYPAGPSAGSGEGGAEDRDACRTEDGGAPADGGVGAVLSMVLELFGYDPATWAGETLTYPRFMEITRDRTGQLALFDEARIEAICRIFLNNGILARSHTPGRFAGDALVFTASETDPQVAADLWLPYLDGGKPEVVPVDHTHGRMGRADALAGIGRALLPRLRGTGA, from the coding sequence ATGGCTGACCACCACACTGCGCGCACCGCGATGTCCGAGGCCGGCCGGGAGGCGTGGACTCCGTCCGCCGACGGCGGCGGCCACGTCGCCGAGGTCGTGGAGATACGCGGCCCGCTCGACACGGCGGCCTTCGAGGAGTCCGTACGCACCGTGGTGCGCGAGAGCGACGCGCTGCGCATGCGACGCGCCGGGCAAGCCGACGACGCCGACGGCCCCGGCGACGGACGTCACGCCGCTCTCCGGCTTGACCCCGACGCCGACCTCCCGCTCCCCGTGATCGACTTCGGCGCCGACCCCGACCCGGAGTCCGCCGCCGCGGAGTGGGTGCGTGCCGAGACGGCCGCCCGGCCCCCGCGGGAAGGGGAGGCGCTGTCGCGGCAGGCCCTGCTCCGCCTCGGCCCGGACCGCTTCCACTGGTTCCACCGCCACCACCCGGCCGTGCTGGACCCCTTCGGCTGCCACCTGGTCACCCGCCGCGTGGCCGAGGTCCACACCGCCCGGACCGAGGGATGGCCGCACCAGGAGCACGCCCTCCCCCCGCTGTCCCTGCTGCACGACGAGGAGCGGGAGTACCGCGCCTCCGGCCAGCGGGACGCGGACCGCGACCACTGGCTGGCGCGGTACGCGGACCGCCCCGAGCCGGCGTCCCCGGCCACCGGGCCGGCCGGATCCGGAGCGGCCGGCGGCGAGCCCGTCACGTCCCGCCCCGCGCCCCTCTCCGCCGAGGAGAGCGCCCGGGTGCGGGCGGCCACCCGGAGCACCGGCACCGACGCCGTCGCGGTGTTGGTCGCGGCCGTCGCCGCGTACGTGCACCGCCTCACCGGCAGCACCGACGTCGTCCTCGGCCTGCCCGTGGACGGCCGCGCCACCCGCGCGTCCCGGCGCGTCCCCGGCGCCGCGGGCGACGTCGCACCGCTGCGCGTGACCGTGCGCCCCGGCACGTCGTTCACCCGCCTGGCGCGGCAGGTCGCCCGGGAGATCGCCGACGTCCGGCAGCACCAGCGGTTCCGTCACGCGGAGCTGTGCCGCGAACTCGGCGTCACGGGCGGTCCGTTGTACGGGCCAGTCGTCGACGTCCGCCTGCACGCCCAGGAGGTGCGTTTCGGCGACCACATGGCCCGCGTACGGCGGCTCGGTGGCCCGCACGTCCCGGACCTGCGCATCGTCGTCGACGAGGACACCGCGGAGAGGACGCTGTCCGTCGCCTTCGTCGGGGCCGCCGACCGGTACACCGCCGCCGAGGCCGACTCCCACCGCGAGCGGTTCGCACGGCTGCTGGCCGGGGCCGCCGCCGAGCCCGGGCGCGCCGTGGCCGCATTCGACCTGCTCGGCGCCGACGAGCGGCGCTCCGCACTGGCCCTGAGCGACGGCGGCGGCCGCACGCAGCGCCCCCGCACCCTGCTAGAGCTTCTCGACGCCGCGGCCGCCCGGCACGCAAACGCCGTGGCCGTCAGCGATGCGTCCGGCAGCCTCACCTACCGCGAACTGCACGAGCAGGCCAACCGGCTGGCCCGGCTGCTCGTGGCCCGCGGTGCAGGACCCGAGCGGACCGTGGGGCTGTTGCTGCCCCGCTCGGCCCGGACCGTCGTGGCGATGCTCGCCGTGCTCAAGTCCGGCGCCGCCTACCTGCCGCTCGATCCGTCCTACCCCGCCGAACGGCTGCGGTTCATGCTCCGCGACGCGCGGCCCTGCTGCGTGGTGACGGACACGGCCGCCGGCCACGACGACGCGCTCTCCGGCGCGCCGGTCCTCACCCTCGACGCGTCGGGCACCGCCGCCGAGCTGCGCGACGCCTCCCCGGCGCCGCTCGCCGACGCCGACCGCCGCGCCCCGCTGCTGCCCGCGCACCCCGCGTACGTGATCTACACCTCCGGCTCCAGCGGCACACCCAAGGGCGTGGTTGTCGCCCACCGCAACGCCGCCGCCCTGGTCGCGTGGGGCCTCGCGGAATTCGGGCCGCGGAGCCTCGCACACACCCTCGCGGCGACGTCGTTCAGTTTCGACGTGTCGGTCGCCGAGATCTTCCCCACCCTGGCGCACGGTGGCCGGGTCGAGGTCGTCCGGAATCTGCTGTCGCTCATGGACGGTGACCCGCCGCGTTGGTCGGGCGGGCTGGTGTGCGCGATCCCGTCCGTCCTCGCCAAGCTACTCGACGGCGGCGACCTCGACCTGTCCGCCGCGACGCTCGCGCTGGGGGGCGAGGCGCTGCCCGCCCCGCTGGCCGACCGGGTCCGAGCCGCCCTGCCCGGCACCCGGCTGATGAACGTGTACGGGCCGACCGAGGCGACCGTGTACGCCACCGCGTGGACCGACGGGCCCGACCCCGACGGCCTGACCCCGCCCGTCGGCCGCCCGCTGGGCCACGTGCGCGCCTACGTGCTCGACACCGCGCTGCAGCCGGTCGAGGCCGGACGGCCCGGGGAGTTGTACCTGGCGGGTGCCGGGCTGGCCCGCGGCTACCTGCACCGGCCCGGGATGACGGCCGGCCGCTTCGTCGCCGACCCGTTCGGCCCCGCGGGGGAGCGCATGTACCGCACCGGCGACCTCGTGTGCCGGCGGGAGGACGGCCGGCTCGACTTCCTCGGCCGGATGGACGGGCAGGTCAAGGTGCGCGGCTTCCGCATCGAACTGGGGGAGGTGGAAGCCGTGCTGGGCCGCCACGCCGACGTGGCCGAGGCGGTCTGCGTGGTACGGGACGATGCGGCCGGCGAAGCCCGGCTCGTCGCCTACGCGGTACCCGCCGGGCCGTCCGGTGCGGCGCCGGCCGCACTGCGGGCCTGGTTGGCCGACCGGCTCCCCGCCCACCTGGTCCCCGCCTACGTCACGGTCCTCGAGACCCTGCCGCGCACGCCCAGCGGCAAGCTCGACCGCCAGGCCCTTCCCGACCCCGGCCCCGGCGCCGACTCCGTCGCGGCTGCGGGCGCGGCCCCCGCCGCTCTCGCGACGCCTGCGGAGGACCGCCGGACCGGGCCCGAGCAGCCCGAGCAGCCCGAACTGCGGTGGACGCCCGACCCGCCGGAGCGGCCGACGGCATCCGCCCAGACCCAGACCGGGACCGCCGCCGAGACCGCGGCCGCAACCGGCACCCGCGCTCCTGCCGAGGTCCCGGCCGAGACCACCGCCGCGACCACCCTCGTGACCCCCGTCGAGGAGCCCGCCCCGGCGCCCACCTCCCGCGAGGAGATGGTCGCGGCCGCGTTCGCCTCGGTGCTGCGCGTCGCCGAAGTCGGTCCCGACGACGGCTTCTTCGACCTCGGTGGCGACAGCATCGTCTCCATCCAGCTGGTCAGCCAGCTCCGGAAGGCCGGTCTGGTCCTCACCCCGCAGGACGTGTTCGAGCACAAGACCGTCCGCGCCCTCGCGGCGGTCGCCCGCGAGACGGCCCGCTCGACGGGAGGCCGCGGTTCCTCCGGTACGGGCGACGTGCCGCTCACCCCGATCGTGCACTGGCTGCGGGAACTCGGCGGCCCCGTCGACGGCTTCCACCAGGCCGCGCTGCTCCAGGTCCCCGGCGGGCTCCGGGAGGACCTGCTGACGAAGGCGCTGCAGACGCTCCTGGACCACCACGACGCACTGCGGCTGAGGCTGCACGTCTCCGACGCCGCCGCCTGGCGCCTCGTCGTCCGGCCGCCCGGCTCGGTACGCGCCACGGCCTGCCTCCGGCGGATCGACGTGTCCGGGCTGGACGGCGACTTCGCCGCGACGATCGGCCGGGAGGCGGCACGGGCCAAGCGGGAGCTGGACGTCCGCGCGGGCACGATGGTGCGGCTGCTGTGGCTGGACGCCGGTCAGGACACCCCGGGCCGGCTGATGCTCATGGGCAACCACCTCAGCGTCGACGGCGTGTCGTGGCGCATCCTGGTCCCGGACCTGTCCTCCGCCTACGAGGCGTTCGAGGCCGGGGACGAGCCGCGGCTCCAGCCGGTCGAGACCTCGCTGCGGCAGTGGAGCCGTGCGCTCTCCACACAGGCCAACGAAGACGAGCGGCTCGCCGAACTGCCGCTGTGGACCGAAATGTTGGCGGCCCCGGGGCCCGAGCTCGCGAAGCGTCCGCTGGATCCGGTGCGGGACACCACCGCCCATGCGCGGTCCCACGTGCTCACCTTCGGTGCCGAACGCGCCCGGCACCTGTTCACCACCCTCCCGGCGGCCTTCCACTGCGAGATCAACGACGTGCTGCTCACCGCGCTCAGCCTGGCCGTGCGCCACACCCTGGGCACCGAGGGCGACGTGCTGATCGACGTGGAGGGCCACGGCCGGGAACCGGTCGTCCCCGGCGCGGACCTCTCGCGCACCGTCGGCTGGTTCACCAGCATGTACCCCGTGCGGCTCGCCCCCGGCCCGGCCGCGCCGGACGACGGACCCGCGCTGGGACAGGCGCTGCGGCGCATCAAGGAGCAGCTGCGGGCCATCCCGGACAAGGGGATCGGCTTCGGCATGCTGCGCTACCTCAACGAGCGGACCTCCGGCCGCCTCGCCGCCGCGCCCCCGAGGGACATCGGCTTCAACTACTTCGGGCGCTTCATGCTGCCCGCCGCCGCGGGGGAGCGGGACTGGGCTCCCGCGCCGGAGACCACCATGAGCGCCGGCGCCGACGCCGAGATGCCGCTCACCCACCCGCTGTCCATCAACGTCCTCACCCAGGACGCCGCCGACGGCACCGAACTGGCCGTCTCGTTCGTGTGGCCGGAGGGCGTCGTCGAGGAAGCGGTCGTGCGGCGCATCGCCGACGCCTGGTTCGAGGCCCTGGACGCGCTGTCGGCGTACGCGGCGCAGCCCGGCGCGGGCGGGCGCACGCCGTCCGACTTCCCGCTGGTGACCCTCGAACAGCGGGAGGTCGACGCGCTGGAGGAGGCGCACCCCGACCTGGAGGAGGTGCTGCCCCTGTCCACGCTGCAGGCGGGCATGCTCTACCACGTCCTGCTCGGCGAGATGGCCGACGAGACCGACGGCTGGGACGAGACCGGCGGGACGGACACCGCGGACGACGAGGGCCCCGGGGACGACGGGGTCCACCTGTACACGGTGCAGCTGGCTCTCGACCTGGAGGGTGCGGTGGACGCGGCACGCATGCGCGACGCCGGTCAGGCGCTGCTGCGGCGCCACGGCAACCTCCGGGCCGCGTTCGCCCACGAGGGGCTGCGCCAGCCCGTGCAGGTGATCTGCGGGGGGACCCGGCTGCCCTGGCGGGAGGAGGACGTCAGCGCGCTGTCCGCGGACGAGCGGGAGCGCGAGGTGCGGCGGCTGATGCGGGTCGAGCGGGGCCGCCCGTTCGACCCGGCCACGCCGCCGATGCTGCGCATGATGCTCGTCACCACGGGCGAGCGGAGCTGGACGCTGGTGCTCAGCACCCACCACATCCTGCTGGACGGCTGGTCGTTGCCGGTGCTGGTGCGCGAGTTGTTCGCGCTCTACCGCAACGCCCTGGAGCCCGCCGGGGACACCGCCGCCGGCCTGCCGGCCGTCACCCCCTTCCGCGAGTACCTCGCCTGGCTCCAGCAGGTGGACACCGCCCAGGCGGAGGCCAGTTGGCGCGAGGCGCTGGACGGGCTGACCACGCCGACCCGTCTCGCGGCGGACGAGGGCGGCTCCAGGCCGCTGCCGCCGTCCCACGTGACGGCCGAACTCACCGAGGAGACCACCACCGCCCTGGTCGACATGAGCCGCCGCCACGGCGTGACCCTCAACACCGTGCTCCAGGCGTGCTGGGGCGTCCTGCTCGGCGGGACGACCGGCGGCGACGACGTGGTGTTCGGTTCCGTGGTCTCCGGACGGCCCGCCGAACTGCCCGGCGTCGAGACGATGGTGGGACTCTTCATCAACACCGTGCCGACCCGCGTACGGCTGAACGCTCGGGACTCGCTGGGTACCCTCTTCGTACGGCTTCAGCAGGAGCAGACCCGGCTGATGCCGTACCACCACATCGGACTCGGCGACATCAGGCGTATCACGGACATGGGTGACATGTTCGACACGGTGATGGCCTTCGAGAACTACCCCATCGAAGGCGTGCTGGCAGACCCGGCGCCCGGGCTCACCCTCACCGGCGCCAGCGGCGACGACGCCCCGCACTACCCGCTCGGGCTCATCGTCTCGGCGCGGAGCGAGCGCCTCTTCCTCCGCTTCGACCACCGCCCGCACCTGATCGAACGCGACCGGGTCAAGGACCTCGCCGACCGCTTCGTGCGGCTGCTGACCACGGCGGCCACCGACCCGGCGCGGAGCCTGGGCGAGGTACGGGACGAGGAGGCCGGGGCGAAGACCGCCGGCACCGGCGGCGGGCAGCCGCCACGGACCGGGCGCGACGACGCCCGGCGGACGGCTCCGGAACCCGTCGCAGGAGACACCGGCGGCACCGGAGTGCTGCTGCCGCTGCGCGAGTCCGGGAGCAGGGCGCCGCTGTTCTGCGTACACGCCGCGGGCGGGATCGCCTGGGCGTACGCCGGGCTCACCACCTCGCTGGGCGAGGACCAGCCGCTCTACGGTCTCCAGGCGCGCGGACTGGAGGCGCCGGAGGTGCTGCCCGCGACGCTGACCGAGATGGCCGCCGACTACCTGGCCCAGGTGCGGCGCGTGCAACCGGAGGGCCCGTACCACCTCCTGGGCTGGTCGTTCGGGGGGCTGGTCGCCCACGAGATGGCCGTGCAGCTCCAGCGCGACGGCGAGCGCGTCGGCCTGCTGTCGCTGCTCGACGCCTACCCGGCCGGTCCGTCGGCCGGCTCCGGCGAAGGCGGGGCCGAGGACCGCGACGCGTGCCGGACGGAGGACGGCGGCGCACCTGCGGACGGCGGGGTCGGCGCGGTGCTGAGCATGGTCCTGGAACTCTTCGGCTACGACCCGGCGACCTGGGCGGGCGAAACACTGACCTACCCGCGGTTCATGGAGATCACCCGTGACCGCACCGGCCAGCTCGCCCTGTTCGACGAGGCGCGCATCGAGGCCATCTGCCGCATCTTCCTCAACAACGGCATCCTGGCCCGCTCCCACACCCCCGGGCGGTTCGCCGGTGACGCGCTGGTCTTCACGGCCAGCGAGACCGACCCGCAGGTCGCGGCCGACCTGTGGCTGCCGTACCTGGACGGCGGCAAGCCCGAGGTCGTCCCCGTCGACCACACCCACGGCCGGATGGGGCGGGCCGATGCCCTGGCCGGAATCGGCCGGGCACTGCTGCCGCGCCTGCGAGGGACGGGCGCATGA